A single region of the Neotabrizicola shimadae genome encodes:
- a CDS encoding EVE domain-containing protein — MARWLFKSEPDTWGWSHQAARGDAGEEWHGVRNYQARNNMRAMKVGDTGFFYHSNVGKEIVGIVEVIRESAPDSTTEDPWWDCVMVRALRPFARPVSLDTCKVQPGLEGMVLINNSRLSVQPVTEDEWRIICGLGGVDP; from the coding sequence CGCGCTGGCTGTTCAAGTCCGAACCCGATACCTGGGGCTGGAGCCACCAGGCCGCGCGGGGCGATGCGGGCGAGGAATGGCACGGCGTGCGCAACTATCAGGCCCGCAACAACATGCGGGCGATGAAGGTCGGCGATACCGGGTTCTTCTACCATTCCAACGTCGGGAAAGAGATCGTCGGCATCGTCGAGGTGATCCGCGAAAGCGCGCCTGACAGCACCACCGAGGATCCCTGGTGGGATTGCGTCATGGTCCGGGCCTTGCGGCCCTTTGCCCGGCCCGTCAGCCTGGACACCTGCAAGGTGCAGCCGGGGCTGGAGGGTATGGTGCTGATCAACAACTCCCGCCTCTCGGTCCAGCCGGTGACCGAGGATGAATGGCGCATCATCTGCGGCCTGGGTGGCGTCGACCCCTGA